One part of the Nostoc sp. PCC 7120 = FACHB-418 genome encodes these proteins:
- a CDS encoding chlorophyll a/b-binding protein, producing the protein MQTRPSTDLPPVAPAYNGVDRNAFLFGWTPQSEIWNGRLAMIGFLAYLLWDLAGYSVLRDVLHLIRY; encoded by the coding sequence ATGCAAACTCGTCCATCCACTGATTTACCACCTGTTGCACCAGCATATAACGGTGTAGACCGCAATGCCTTTTTATTCGGCTGGACTCCCCAATCGGAAATATGGAACGGTCGCCTAGCAATGATTGGATTTCTGGCTTATTTGCTGTGGGATTTAGCAGGCTACAGCGTCCTACGCGATGTATTACACCTCATCCGATATTAA
- a CDS encoding DoxX family protein, translated as MLKKYIPLVARSFLAVIFIYAGVNKVFNFAQTSESMAKAGLPIVGVLLIFTIAFQILGGLSIILGYKAEIGAILLIIFLIPATIVFHNPFADPSQFNNFFKNLSIIGGLLLILAYGSGTLSLEASDRSSYVSQPEE; from the coding sequence ATGTTAAAAAAATACATTCCTTTGGTCGCTCGTTCTTTTCTGGCTGTGATTTTTATTTACGCTGGCGTGAACAAAGTCTTTAACTTTGCCCAGACTAGTGAATCTATGGCTAAAGCCGGACTACCTATAGTAGGAGTACTACTAATTTTTACTATTGCATTTCAGATATTAGGTGGATTGTCTATTATTCTGGGCTATAAAGCAGAGATTGGCGCGATTTTACTCATCATTTTCCTCATTCCTGCTACCATCGTGTTTCACAATCCCTTCGCTGATCCTAGTCAATTCAATAATTTTTTCAAGAATTTGTCTATTATTGGCGGACTGTTACTCATCCTCGCTTATGGTTCTGGCACTCTTAGTTTAGAAGCAAGCGATCGCTCTTCTTATGTCTCACAGCCAGAGGAATAA
- a CDS encoding DUF4912 domain-containing protein — MWQKNKQDSGIVNLALLFALTTTPIAANLLLSAPMLAQSETDTPNFALPQTVENGTTVRIDGSSTLIAVNQSLKQGFEQQFTGTRVDVAINGTEAALKSVLDGSIDVAAIGRGLTPEEKAQGLEQVRLHREKIAIIVGEENPFKGSLTDRQFARIFRGRITNWSQLGAPSARIRVIDRPSTSDTREALNNYPVFKAAKFATGSTATQITEDNTTEIVKQLGKDGISYARANQISKLPGVRVLKLHDTSPDDPKYPFSQPLVYVYKKNPSPAIAAFLGFALASPGQKAIETARAAEAEAIAKDAVQQASFTTANSLATPAANSSPTAETTPAINSSPILETTPTANTFPNAASTSTNVNQPAVVAPPETPRLDRSLLWWLLLPVGAIAGLLLWFVKRPSTNKVLESTTEPISGETETPTTEPLVEIRNGLHPTVSDGNTVTAVAGTSAVASPTTNTTAVADQEPKNTNYTSNYQVTIPPELEQSPWDMEAPASVVNTSYPQMIEVGKAPTNTETQTANIAPEIPEISSNGDNHHPITEEQPQPPANLPDQTYGEPEDNQEPELATYPVSEDTSEIVDSLPDLPDFEAIFADEPEENSEVANNWTAPIIEQTNISSVDEQVEETIAAIASTELPQQETTAEVTASLPKFADIPEDALNLVADAAEVHESSTLEDPEYLTPSSLGVLAGGAVLAGVGVETWVGKNDVEESDTSTVLPSPNTPEENLATTEELADEEEDSNIVIRPRNPEWAYVSWYISPSDQQKFQAQGSSELALRLYDITGVDLSYQNPHQAQQYECEPGTSDRYVPIPASDRDYIIEIGYLSGGENWTTIARSHSVRIFDRPHIDSLSQNLPAIDEASSVVFHPRTSKWAYVSWDISATHQQLLKDAGISQLALRLYDATNIDQSYQRPQLVQQYEFDEITCDRYVSIPQSDRDYMTEVGYATPDDEWVTIASSDTVRVFSSPQGDFWFLADTELIIHGATDPGATVNIAGKPITLKSDGTFHLRVPFSEDLLDYLITVNSGEQRKTIRKKFVQETSES, encoded by the coding sequence ATGTGGCAAAAAAATAAACAAGATAGTGGCATAGTGAATCTGGCATTATTGTTTGCCTTAACAACCACCCCCATCGCAGCAAATCTGTTATTGTCAGCCCCCATGCTGGCACAATCGGAGACTGACACACCCAATTTCGCGCTACCGCAAACTGTGGAAAACGGCACGACAGTGCGGATTGATGGCTCAAGTACCTTGATAGCAGTGAATCAAAGCCTAAAACAGGGTTTTGAGCAACAGTTCACTGGTACAAGAGTAGATGTGGCTATTAATGGTACAGAAGCTGCCCTCAAATCTGTATTAGATGGAAGTATTGATGTGGCAGCTATTGGTCGTGGTTTGACCCCGGAAGAAAAAGCCCAAGGTTTAGAACAGGTCAGGTTACATCGGGAAAAGATAGCTATTATTGTTGGGGAAGAAAATCCCTTTAAAGGCAGCTTGACAGATCGGCAATTTGCCAGAATTTTTCGCGGACGCATTACTAATTGGTCACAACTAGGAGCGCCATCAGCGAGGATTCGGGTGATTGATCGCCCTAGCACCAGCGATACCCGCGAAGCATTAAATAACTATCCAGTCTTCAAGGCTGCTAAATTTGCCACAGGCTCGACTGCGACTCAGATAACAGAAGACAACACCACCGAAATTGTCAAACAACTGGGTAAAGACGGAATCAGCTACGCCAGAGCTAATCAAATATCCAAATTGCCTGGTGTGCGAGTACTTAAATTACACGACACCTCACCAGATGACCCTAAATATCCTTTTTCTCAGCCGCTAGTTTACGTTTATAAAAAGAATCCTAGTCCAGCGATCGCCGCTTTTCTCGGTTTTGCTTTAGCATCACCAGGGCAAAAGGCAATAGAAACGGCAAGAGCAGCTGAAGCAGAAGCGATCGCCAAAGATGCAGTTCAACAAGCATCCTTTACAACCGCCAATTCTCTGGCTACACCAGCAGCCAATTCTTCCCCCACAGCAGAAACCACACCAGCAATCAATTCCTCTCCCATTCTGGAAACCACACCCACAGCTAACACTTTTCCTAATGCTGCCAGTACCAGCACTAATGTGAATCAGCCTGCTGTAGTGGCTCCCCCAGAAACACCTAGATTGGATCGCTCTTTGCTATGGTGGTTGTTGTTGCCAGTAGGGGCTATAGCTGGACTATTATTGTGGTTTGTTAAACGTCCATCCACAAATAAAGTATTAGAAAGCACCACAGAACCCATTTCTGGCGAGACGGAAACACCTACCACTGAACCATTAGTAGAAATCCGCAATGGGCTACATCCCACCGTAAGTGATGGCAATACTGTGACCGCAGTCGCAGGGACAAGTGCAGTAGCATCCCCCACCACAAATACCACGGCTGTAGCTGATCAAGAGCCGAAGAACACCAATTACACTAGTAATTATCAAGTAACAATCCCGCCTGAATTGGAGCAATCACCTTGGGATATGGAAGCACCAGCATCTGTGGTTAACACTTCCTATCCCCAAATGATCGAAGTCGGGAAAGCGCCCACTAATACAGAAACACAAACAGCAAATATCGCCCCAGAAATCCCCGAAATCTCATCGAATGGGGATAATCATCACCCAATCACAGAGGAACAACCCCAGCCGCCAGCAAATTTACCAGATCAAACTTATGGGGAGCCAGAAGATAACCAAGAACCCGAATTAGCAACCTATCCAGTCAGCGAAGATACATCTGAGATAGTGGACTCACTGCCAGACTTGCCAGACTTTGAGGCGATTTTTGCCGATGAACCAGAAGAAAATAGCGAAGTCGCTAACAATTGGACAGCCCCAATTATAGAACAGACAAATATCTCATCTGTGGATGAACAAGTTGAGGAAACCATAGCAGCGATCGCCTCGACTGAATTACCCCAACAAGAAACAACGGCGGAAGTAACAGCTTCACTGCCAAAATTTGCCGATATTCCCGAAGATGCACTCAATTTGGTAGCCGATGCAGCCGAAGTTCATGAGAGTAGCACACTGGAAGATCCAGAATATCTCACTCCATCCAGTTTAGGGGTTTTAGCCGGTGGTGCAGTCTTAGCAGGTGTAGGGGTAGAAACCTGGGTTGGTAAAAATGATGTTGAGGAAAGTGACACATCCACAGTATTACCATCACCTAATACTCCTGAAGAGAATTTAGCCACAACCGAGGAGTTAGCAGACGAGGAAGAAGACAGTAATATTGTCATCAGACCCCGTAACCCTGAATGGGCTTATGTTTCTTGGTATATTTCACCTAGTGATCAGCAAAAGTTCCAAGCTCAAGGTTCCTCAGAATTAGCATTGCGACTTTATGACATTACTGGTGTTGATCTGAGTTACCAAAATCCCCACCAGGCACAGCAGTATGAATGTGAGCCAGGAACAAGCGATCGCTATGTACCCATTCCGGCAAGCGATCGCGATTATATAATCGAAATTGGCTATCTAAGCGGCGGTGAAAACTGGACTACTATTGCCCGTTCTCATAGCGTCCGCATCTTTGATCGCCCACATATAGACTCTCTATCCCAAAATTTACCAGCAATAGACGAAGCCAGTAGTGTTGTCTTCCACCCTCGTACTTCCAAGTGGGCTTATGTAAGTTGGGACATTTCCGCAACTCATCAGCAATTACTCAAGGATGCAGGGATTTCCCAACTAGCATTACGGCTTTATGATGCCACCAATATTGACCAGAGTTACCAGCGTCCCCAATTGGTGCAGCAATATGAATTTGATGAAATCACCTGCGATCGCTATGTGTCAATTCCCCAGAGCGATCGTGACTATATGACAGAAGTTGGCTACGCTACCCCAGACGATGAATGGGTAACTATTGCCAGTTCCGACACTGTTCGTGTCTTTAGTAGTCCCCAAGGAGATTTTTGGTTTTTAGCAGATACTGAGTTAATTATCCACGGAGCCACAGATCCAGGTGCAACAGTCAATATTGCCGGCAAACCAATCACACTCAAATCTGACGGAACTTTTCACCTGCGCGTCCCCTTCTCGGAAGACTTGCTAGATTATCTGATCACTGTCAATAGTGGGGAACAAAGAAAAACCATCCGTAAGAAGTTTGTTCAAGAAACTTCGGAAAGCTAA
- a CDS encoding chlorophyll a/b-binding protein translates to METRSTTDLPKVATEYNGVDRNAFLFGWNPQSEIWNGRLAMIGFLAYLLWDLAGYSVLRDVLHLIGY, encoded by the coding sequence ATGGAAACTCGCTCTACTACCGACTTACCAAAAGTTGCCACAGAATACAACGGCGTAGACCGTAACGCTTTTCTGTTTGGTTGGAATCCCCAATCGGAAATATGGAACGGACGTTTGGCAATGATTGGATTTCTAGCTTATCTATTGTGGGATTTAGCTGGCTACAGCGTCCTGCGTGATGTATTACACCTCATCGGTTACTAA
- the mutL gene encoding DNA mismatch repair endonuclease MutL, producing the protein MASTIQALPQEVVYLITAGEVIDSFAAVVRELVENSLDAGANRIVVYLWPQQWRVRVADNGCGMNLDDLQQAASAHSTSKIRSSADLWKIHSLGFRGEALHSLTTLADVEIISRAPENVGWRVVYGDSGKAVHVEATAIAPGTVVTVSNLFASCAARRQGLPTTAQQMKAVQATIQQIALCHPQTTWQVWQNDRIWFTISPAATAGQLIPQFLPQLRPSDLQEIKLEIPNPENPQLSTNNKPNASALALVVGLPDRCHRHRPDWVRVAINGRMIKLPELEQTILAAFHRTLPRDRYPLCFVHLLISPDQINWNRNPAKTEIYLHDLSYWQEQVTQAINQALRISAANIPESVQTTRVSQLLKAAEEKGNYNFNPRNANPADNTQNYLKAVAQVSNTYIVAEHPGGMWLVEQHIAHERVLYEQLCDNWRLIPVEPPIILYQLSPAQVAQLQRIGLDIDIFGEQLWAVRNLPAMLQQREDCAEAILELSWGGDLQTAQVAVACRSAIRNGTPMSLPEMQKLLDDWQRTRNPRTCPHGRPIYLSLDESSLSRFFRRHWVIGKSHGI; encoded by the coding sequence ATGGCATCTACTATTCAAGCTTTACCTCAAGAAGTCGTGTACCTCATTACAGCAGGGGAGGTAATCGACTCATTTGCTGCTGTGGTGCGGGAATTGGTAGAAAATTCCTTGGATGCAGGTGCAAACAGAATTGTAGTTTATTTATGGCCGCAGCAATGGCGGGTTCGTGTGGCAGATAATGGTTGCGGCATGAACTTAGATGATTTGCAACAAGCCGCCTCAGCCCACAGCACCAGTAAAATTCGTTCTAGTGCAGATTTGTGGAAAATTCATAGTCTGGGATTTCGGGGTGAAGCACTACATAGTTTAACGACACTAGCAGATGTAGAAATTATCAGTCGCGCCCCCGAAAATGTGGGGTGGCGAGTAGTTTATGGTGATAGTGGGAAAGCAGTTCACGTTGAAGCGACAGCGATCGCTCCTGGTACAGTAGTCACAGTCTCGAATTTATTCGCCAGTTGTGCGGCTCGTCGTCAAGGCTTACCCACAACAGCACAGCAAATGAAAGCTGTGCAAGCCACAATTCAACAAATCGCTCTTTGTCATCCCCAAACCACCTGGCAAGTTTGGCAAAATGACCGGATTTGGTTCACCATCTCCCCCGCCGCCACAGCCGGACAACTCATACCCCAATTCCTCCCCCAACTACGCCCAAGTGACTTACAAGAAATCAAGTTAGAGATACCCAACCCAGAAAACCCACAACTCAGCACCAACAACAAGCCAAACGCCTCAGCACTTGCCCTAGTTGTAGGATTACCAGACCGTTGTCACCGCCATCGTCCAGATTGGGTGCGGGTAGCAATTAACGGACGGATGATTAAGTTGCCAGAATTAGAACAAACAATTTTGGCAGCATTCCACAGAACATTACCACGCGATCGCTACCCTCTTTGTTTTGTTCATCTTCTGATTTCCCCCGACCAAATCAACTGGAACCGCAACCCCGCAAAAACAGAAATTTACCTCCACGATTTGAGTTATTGGCAAGAACAAGTGACTCAAGCCATTAACCAAGCACTACGGATTAGTGCTGCCAATATTCCAGAGTCTGTCCAGACAACGCGAGTTAGTCAACTACTCAAAGCCGCCGAAGAGAAAGGGAATTATAACTTTAATCCTCGAAACGCAAATCCAGCAGACAACACTCAGAACTACCTAAAAGCAGTAGCCCAAGTCAGTAACACTTATATAGTCGCAGAACATCCTGGGGGAATGTGGCTAGTAGAACAGCACATCGCCCATGAGCGAGTTTTATACGAACAATTGTGTGATAATTGGCGACTCATTCCCGTTGAACCACCAATTATTCTTTATCAACTATCCCCAGCCCAAGTTGCCCAATTGCAACGCATCGGTTTAGATATTGACATCTTTGGCGAACAACTTTGGGCAGTCCGTAACTTGCCGGCAATGTTACAACAACGTGAAGACTGTGCCGAAGCCATTTTAGAACTCAGTTGGGGAGGGGATTTACAAACAGCCCAAGTAGCCGTAGCCTGTCGCAGTGCTATTCGCAACGGTACTCCCATGAGTCTGCCAGAAATGCAGAAATTACTAGACGATTGGCAACGTACTCGCAACCCCCGCACCTGTCCCCACGGTCGGCCGATTTATTTGTCATTAGATGAATCTTCCTTATCTCGGTTTTTCCGTCGTCATTGGGTGATTGGTAAAAGTCACGGTATATAA
- a CDS encoding class I SAM-dependent methyltransferase, translated as MKENTVKVIKNESFPTGDYVSSGFSTIQPDSCFPNMILGNRYDSFWFYLRRDIAHNFYVDQRRQEVGFVSRDEAHILYNTALKFKGKKALEIGCWMGWSACHLALGGVELDVIDPMLAEQLFNESVTESLKSAGVKESVNLIPGYSPQKVAEIANQFQRKWSLIFIDGHHEAPAPLNDAIICEQLAEPDALILFHDLASPDVGQGLDYLKEKGWNTMVYQTMQIMGVAWRGNVEPVIHQPDANIDWQLPPHLQDYVVSGVSQTVGKDKLGEILKTLQPYTLLSKAQLFSLYSHAKQAYSYLFWLPQMLVRRSLK; from the coding sequence ATGAAAGAAAACACAGTAAAAGTAATAAAAAATGAGTCATTTCCAACCGGAGATTATGTTTCGTCCGGTTTTTCTACTATTCAACCAGACTCATGTTTTCCCAATATGATTTTGGGCAACAGATATGATTCTTTTTGGTTTTATCTCCGGCGAGATATTGCTCATAACTTTTATGTTGATCAGCGCCGTCAAGAGGTGGGATTTGTTAGCAGAGATGAGGCTCACATTTTATACAATACAGCTTTAAAATTTAAGGGGAAAAAAGCTTTAGAAATAGGTTGTTGGATGGGTTGGTCAGCTTGTCATTTAGCTCTAGGAGGAGTAGAGCTTGATGTCATTGATCCTATGCTTGCTGAACAATTGTTTAATGAAAGCGTTACAGAATCACTGAAGTCAGCAGGGGTAAAGGAATCAGTAAATCTCATACCAGGATACAGCCCCCAAAAAGTAGCAGAGATAGCAAATCAATTTCAACGTAAATGGTCGTTGATTTTTATAGATGGTCATCATGAAGCACCAGCCCCACTTAATGATGCAATTATTTGTGAACAACTTGCAGAACCGGATGCTTTAATTTTATTTCACGATTTGGCTTCTCCTGATGTAGGGCAAGGGTTAGACTATTTGAAAGAGAAAGGTTGGAACACAATGGTATATCAAACCATGCAAATTATGGGAGTTGCATGGCGAGGTAATGTTGAACCTGTAATACATCAACCAGATGCTAATATTGACTGGCAATTACCGCCGCATTTACAAGATTATGTTGTTAGTGGTGTCAGTCAAACTGTAGGAAAAGATAAGTTGGGAGAAATTCTCAAAACACTCCAACCCTACACATTATTGAGTAAAGCTCAGTTATTCTCGCTTTACAGTCACGCAAAACAGGCATATTCTTATCTTTTTTGGCTTCCGCAGATGTTAGTCAGGCGATCGCTAAAATGA
- a CDS encoding FAD-dependent oxidoreductase produces the protein MSENQSIHETTKEQSVLQSSPLPTDVNSHIYDVIVVGAGPIGLATAIGLHKRGIENIVVLDQTRAFRQVGQGLDLLPNGLKALRCLDNNAYEAVKTASITFAKSQPKSQNKTAPDTTQKWHCRNVQGQIVYSIPLDFDQWVQDYGEGRLTISWYDLQTALRNLLPQNQVRANHRCINIVDEPESEYVQLDCLSDTTLEANPYAHWNDTDSENSENKVQESVTKSFRAKLIVAADGINSTIRRVMYQDSPNQDLSRPEYSGFAAITCQGLDDLPKELEIELEDKFLQGSTIVTIFDGEISKNVADDTPDIRILLFRRANQFGYIVHLPVALESLQNPPNNSLQELVTQVFEQAEFPDSLRQLVLLSPPANIKQRPYYVHRVTHLDSDNSLSTSSPIQPKWSAGRVVLVGDAAHGMPPFMAQGANQGLEDALVVATLIAKIAQGNYWHNQQAIDTAFEKYELLRRPLMAYVQQATLKRSPYASQKHWQSYSEQVYQRNFDEIIEGLL, from the coding sequence ATGTCGGAAAATCAATCAATTCACGAAACAACGAAAGAGCAATCTGTATTACAATCATCTCCGTTACCCACTGATGTAAATTCACATATATACGATGTTATTGTTGTTGGTGCTGGGCCTATTGGTTTGGCCACAGCTATCGGTTTACATAAGCGGGGTATTGAAAACATTGTTGTATTAGATCAGACCCGTGCTTTTCGTCAGGTTGGTCAAGGTTTGGATCTTCTTCCCAATGGATTAAAAGCTCTCAGATGTTTGGATAATAATGCTTATGAAGCAGTGAAAACGGCCAGTATTACTTTTGCGAAGTCTCAGCCTAAATCTCAAAACAAAACAGCACCTGATACTACACAAAAGTGGCATTGCAGAAATGTACAAGGACAGATAGTTTACTCTATTCCTCTCGATTTTGATCAATGGGTTCAAGATTATGGTGAAGGTCGATTAACAATATCTTGGTACGATTTGCAGACAGCTTTAAGAAACTTACTACCCCAAAACCAAGTTAGAGCTAATCACCGTTGCATCAATATTGTAGATGAGCCAGAGAGTGAATATGTGCAGTTGGATTGTCTATCTGATACTACACTAGAAGCTAATCCTTATGCTCATTGGAATGACACAGATTCGGAAAATTCGGAGAATAAGGTTCAAGAATCAGTGACAAAATCTTTCCGAGCTAAACTAATAGTAGCCGCAGATGGAATTAACTCGACAATCCGTAGAGTTATGTATCAAGATAGTCCAAATCAAGATTTATCCAGACCTGAATATTCTGGGTTTGCCGCTATAACTTGTCAAGGTCTTGATGATCTCCCCAAGGAATTAGAAATAGAACTCGAAGATAAGTTTTTACAAGGCTCAACAATTGTTACCATATTTGATGGTGAAATATCTAAAAATGTGGCAGATGATACACCAGATATCAGAATATTGTTATTCCGCAGAGCTAATCAGTTTGGATATATCGTACATTTGCCCGTAGCTTTGGAGTCTTTGCAAAATCCACCTAATAACTCTTTACAAGAATTAGTTACTCAGGTATTTGAACAAGCAGAATTTCCCGATTCCCTACGGCAATTAGTTCTTTTATCTCCACCAGCTAATATAAAACAGCGCCCATATTATGTACATCGCGTCACTCATTTAGATTCAGACAATAGTCTAAGTACATCTTCTCCAATTCAACCCAAATGGAGTGCTGGGCGAGTTGTATTAGTAGGTGATGCGGCACATGGAATGCCCCCATTCATGGCTCAAGGTGCTAATCAAGGATTGGAAGATGCGTTAGTAGTAGCCACACTAATCGCTAAAATTGCCCAAGGTAATTATTGGCATAATCAACAAGCTATAGATACCGCATTTGAAAAATATGAATTGCTTCGTCGCCCATTAATGGCTTATGTGCAGCAGGCGACATTAAAACGTTCTCCTTATGCTTCACAAAAACACTGGCAAAGTTACTCTGAACAAGTTTATCAGCGTAATTTTGACGAAATCATAGAGGGGTTATTGTAA
- a CDS encoding pentapeptide repeat-containing protein: MSELERYYRVLELEVGATLEEVNQAYKDLVFVWHPDRLPKDNVRLQQKAQDKLKAINEARDKLRSLNGNGKAHHVYHHRPPEPQKSYQETHQPQKQNSDLSGKDFSRANLSNKDLSGRNLSYANLSGANLSDTFMHKVILRGADLSEANLFRANLLLADLREANLRSANLIGADLSGADLRGADLTGARIRSGDRLLVKLIGANLSGAIMPDGLVHR; encoded by the coding sequence ATGAGCGAGCTGGAGCGGTATTATAGGGTATTGGAATTGGAAGTAGGGGCTACCCTTGAGGAAGTTAACCAAGCTTATAAGGATTTGGTGTTTGTGTGGCATCCCGATCGCCTACCCAAAGATAATGTCCGCTTGCAACAAAAAGCACAAGACAAACTCAAGGCCATTAACGAAGCTCGTGACAAATTGCGCTCGTTAAATGGCAATGGTAAGGCTCATCATGTTTATCACCATCGCCCACCGGAACCCCAAAAATCATACCAAGAAACCCATCAGCCACAAAAACAGAACTCAGACTTGAGTGGCAAAGATTTTAGTCGGGCAAATTTGAGTAACAAAGATTTATCTGGCAGAAACCTCAGCTATGCTAACCTGAGCGGTGCTAATCTCAGTGACACTTTTATGCACAAAGTGATTCTCAGAGGTGCGGATTTGTCAGAGGCCAACTTGTTTAGAGCCAATTTACTCTTAGCTGACTTAAGAGAAGCGAATTTGCGCTCTGCTAATTTAATTGGTGCTGATCTCAGTGGTGCTGACTTGCGGGGTGCAGACCTGACAGGAGCGCGGATTCGTTCAGGCGATCGCCTACTGGTAAAGTTGATAGGCGCAAACTTAAGTGGTGCGATTATGCCTGATGGGCTTGTTCATCGCTAA
- a CDS encoding ABC transporter permease: protein MQRYLKVLKLFWGAAIAAEIEYRINFFIATLSSIGNLAGSLFGLFLFYRNGYTFSGWSWEAALVVLGIFTLLQGFSATFLAPNLNRIVRHVQEGTLDFVLLKPIRSQFWLSTHTISPWGVPDLIFGGVIIGYAGKRLGLGITNYLPSIIPLLCGVIILYSLWFILGATSIWFVKIYNATEVLRGLLEAGRYPMVAYPAAYRFFFTFIVPVTFLTTVPAEVILGRVEIPWLIGGLVLAVVLFWASSKFWSFALRFYTSASS, encoded by the coding sequence ATGCAAAGATACTTGAAAGTACTAAAACTATTTTGGGGTGCAGCGATCGCTGCTGAGATAGAATATCGTATCAACTTCTTCATCGCTACCCTCAGTAGTATAGGCAATTTAGCAGGCAGCCTGTTTGGACTATTCTTGTTTTACCGGAATGGCTATACTTTTAGTGGCTGGTCATGGGAAGCAGCTTTAGTTGTGTTGGGAATTTTTACTTTACTGCAAGGCTTTTCTGCTACTTTTCTCGCTCCCAATCTCAACCGTATTGTTCGCCATGTCCAAGAAGGGACTTTAGATTTTGTTCTGCTCAAACCCATACGTAGTCAGTTTTGGCTTTCCACTCACACCATATCCCCGTGGGGAGTACCAGATTTAATTTTTGGTGGAGTGATTATTGGTTATGCAGGTAAACGCCTGGGCTTGGGAATTACTAACTACCTACCAAGCATCATTCCGTTGTTGTGTGGTGTGATAATTCTTTATAGTCTTTGGTTTATACTAGGTGCAACTAGCATTTGGTTTGTAAAAATCTATAACGCCACTGAGGTGTTACGGGGGTTATTAGAGGCGGGTAGATATCCGATGGTAGCTTACCCTGCCGCTTATCGCTTTTTCTTCACTTTTATAGTTCCAGTAACATTTTTAACTACCGTTCCAGCCGAAGTTATATTAGGTAGAGTGGAAATTCCTTGGTTAATAGGCGGATTAGTCTTGGCTGTGGTGCTTTTTTGGGCTTCTAGCAAGTTTTGGAGCTTTGCTTTGCGATTTTATACTAGCGCTTCGAGTTAG
- the aroF gene encoding 3-deoxy-7-phosphoheptulonate synthase: MINAKLVAQSHPNHQTIVQISETVAFGGKELVIIGGPCTVESLEQMETVAQHLEGSSVQALRGGVYKPRTSPYAFQGMGEAGLDVLAQVRSHYNMPVVTEVMSIAQIEAIATHVDMLQVGSRNMQNFDLLKALGQAGKPILLKRGLAATIEEFVMAAEYVVSHGNPDVVLCERGIRSFDNYTRNVLDLAAVVALKQITHLPVIVDPSHAVGKRELVAPLAKAAVACGADGLIIECHPEPEKSVSDARQALSLEDMVSLVDSLKPVALAVGRTISEIKGVGFKPTPICCVA, from the coding sequence ATGATTAACGCTAAACTCGTTGCCCAATCTCACCCTAATCACCAGACAATTGTTCAAATCTCAGAAACAGTTGCTTTTGGTGGGAAAGAATTAGTAATTATCGGTGGCCCTTGTACAGTGGAAAGCTTAGAGCAAATGGAGACGGTCGCTCAACATTTAGAAGGCTCGTCTGTACAGGCGTTGCGGGGTGGTGTTTACAAACCTCGTACATCACCCTACGCTTTCCAGGGTATGGGAGAGGCTGGATTAGATGTTTTAGCTCAGGTGCGATCGCATTACAATATGCCTGTTGTGACTGAAGTGATGTCAATTGCTCAAATTGAGGCAATCGCCACCCATGTTGATATGTTGCAGGTGGGTAGCCGCAATATGCAGAACTTCGATTTACTCAAAGCCTTAGGACAAGCGGGTAAGCCCATACTTCTCAAGCGTGGTTTAGCCGCGACAATAGAAGAATTTGTGATGGCGGCTGAATACGTCGTCAGTCATGGTAATCCTGATGTGGTGCTGTGTGAACGGGGTATCCGTAGCTTCGATAATTACACCCGCAACGTTTTAGATTTAGCAGCAGTAGTAGCACTCAAGCAAATTACTCATTTACCTGTGATTGTCGATCCTTCCCATGCTGTGGGTAAACGGGAACTAGTTGCACCTTTAGCTAAGGCGGCTGTGGCTTGTGGTGCAGATGGTTTAATTATTGAGTGTCATCCAGAACCAGAAAAATCTGTGTCTGATGCCCGTCAGGCTTTATCTTTAGAAGATATGGTGAGTTTGGTTGATAGTTTAAAGCCTGTAGCCTTAGCTGTTGGACGGACTATATCAGAAATAAAAGGGGTGGGTTTCAAGCCTACCCCTATTTGTTGTGTGGCTTAA